In one Nitrospirota bacterium genomic region, the following are encoded:
- a CDS encoding glycosyltransferase family 2 protein: MRISIITPTLNNGNFIRECIESVRSQTIPVEHIVVDGGSKDSTIEILKEYRNIKWISEPDKGMYDAINKGLKMATGEIVGYLNSDDRYYSDTTYKVLTAFKRKPTTDFLYGACTYVDNAGKKKYIYTPLPYSNVLLRNMKGIPWAQSSCFWKAEVHRQIGCFNPALRYCGDYDFFSRLISNKLSGYRVKSPLSYFMLHENALSVKARAEMQEEFENICSRYGLKRNPFLGFIGQRYFNLINLDVYCVRIREHFRS; this comes from the coding sequence ATGCGCATCTCGATAATAACACCAACATTAAACAACGGAAACTTTATTAGAGAGTGCATTGAAAGCGTTAGAAGCCAGACAATACCGGTCGAACATATCGTTGTTGACGGAGGCTCAAAAGACTCCACCATAGAGATATTGAAGGAGTACCGTAATATTAAATGGATCAGTGAACCTGATAAAGGTATGTACGATGCCATCAACAAGGGTTTGAAAATGGCAACAGGAGAAATCGTTGGATATTTAAACTCAGATGACAGATATTATTCTGATACCACTTACAAAGTACTGACGGCGTTTAAAAGAAAGCCTACTACGGATTTTTTATATGGAGCCTGTACCTATGTGGATAATGCCGGAAAAAAAAAGTATATCTATACGCCGTTGCCCTATTCAAACGTTTTATTAAGAAACATGAAAGGAATTCCCTGGGCTCAATCGAGCTGCTTCTGGAAAGCGGAGGTCCACCGTCAAATAGGCTGCTTTAATCCTGCTCTGCGATACTGCGGCGACTATGACTTCTTCTCTCGACTTATTTCAAATAAGTTGAGCGGGTACAGGGTCAAGAGCCCGTTGAGCTACTTTATGTTGCATGAAAATGCATTAAGCGTGAAAGCTCGAGCGGAGATGCAAGAGGAGTTCGAGAATATCTGCTCACGGTATGGGCTCAAAAGGAATCCTTTCCTTGGCTTTATCGGGCAAAGGTACTTTAACCTGATCAACCTAGATGTATATTGTGTAAGAATTCGTGAGCATTTCAGGTCGTAG
- a CDS encoding NAD-dependent epimerase/dehydratase family protein: MKISLMSEEKLSSIFRGEPVLITGANGFTAGYLVRRLTALGAIIYGLDIHAHQVSQDYIYYNCDLTSLDKVISFVDRSRPKFVFHLASKSSVGSSWVDEWDTIENNVKSTYNLLKALEIAKISTKLILISSGEVYGYLGNKKAAVTDQLRPMNPYATSKAMMEMAVRRFQNTEIACVIARAYNHTGPKRPEVFFEAGVAAQFARAKKEGRDSVHLKVGNVENIRDFSDVRDVVEKYLYLACQGSAGEVYNVCSGVGRSLREIISMLEKISQIKAYIDIDPARLRKNDIPFLVGENSIMIADRPMEDTLRDLYQYVLENYRDAGE; this comes from the coding sequence ATGAAAATATCGTTGATGAGCGAAGAGAAGCTCTCCTCGATCTTCAGGGGGGAACCCGTACTCATAACAGGCGCCAATGGATTTACCGCTGGTTATCTTGTCCGACGACTGACTGCGTTGGGCGCGATCATTTATGGATTGGACATCCATGCACATCAAGTATCTCAAGACTATATTTATTATAATTGCGACCTTACCTCACTCGATAAGGTTATTTCCTTTGTTGACCGGAGCCGCCCTAAATTTGTATTCCATTTAGCATCTAAATCGTCAGTGGGAAGCTCCTGGGTTGATGAATGGGACACTATTGAGAACAATGTTAAGTCGACGTATAACCTGCTAAAAGCGCTTGAGATAGCTAAAATATCAACAAAGCTTATCCTTATTTCATCGGGAGAGGTGTATGGATATCTGGGCAATAAAAAGGCTGCGGTGACCGACCAGCTCAGGCCCATGAACCCTTATGCTACCTCCAAAGCAATGATGGAGATGGCGGTCCGCAGATTTCAGAACACGGAAATCGCCTGTGTCATTGCCCGCGCATATAACCACACGGGCCCCAAAAGGCCTGAAGTTTTTTTCGAAGCAGGAGTGGCGGCGCAATTTGCCAGAGCAAAAAAGGAAGGAAGAGATTCAGTGCATCTAAAGGTGGGTAACGTAGAAAATATACGCGACTTCTCAGACGTGCGCGATGTGGTTGAAAAGTATCTGTATCTGGCGTGTCAGGGGAGCGCCGGTGAAGTCTACAATGTGTGTAGCGGTGTCGGGAGATCACTGAGAGAAATAATTTCGATGCTGGAAAAGATTTCTCAGATCAAGGCATATATAGATATTGACCCGGCGAGGTTGCGCAAGAACGATATTCCATTCCTTGTCGGAGAGAATAGCATAATGATTGCCGACCGACCCATGGAGGATACTCTCAGAGATCTGTACCAGTATGTACTCGAGAACTACAGGGATGCCGGAGAATAA
- a CDS encoding glycosyltransferase family 1 protein — MIYTYDIFSSQTYGGISRYFIELIKGVRSLEKEVAVFAGLYINEYISSLSNKWGIRVPNLKHTGSLRMKVNALLQECILSRVSGSHTVVHQTYYYPLNLRRNTKYVVTVYDMIHELYPQYLLDEDISARKKECCERADKIIAISNSTKDDLVKLFKIKPEKISVIHLANSLALDATPSDGLKPPYPGPYLLYVGQRSGYKNYDGLLQAYAQSKKLIENYHVICFGGGAFNDDEIEKFKKLRVSGRMHHVGGDDTCLAHYYKHASAFIYPSLYEGFGIPLLEAMGQSCPVICSNTGSIPEVVGDAGAYFDPTDIPSIQQALEVTLFDETTLARLKEKGAKRKAMFSWDTCARETLSLYYSLIG, encoded by the coding sequence GTGATCTATACCTATGACATTTTTTCTTCACAGACTTATGGAGGAATCTCCCGGTATTTTATTGAGCTTATAAAGGGAGTTCGATCACTCGAGAAAGAGGTCGCTGTTTTCGCCGGACTCTACATTAATGAGTACATTTCGTCGTTATCGAATAAATGGGGCATTCGTGTTCCCAATCTGAAGCACACCGGTAGCTTGCGAATGAAAGTAAATGCGCTGCTGCAAGAGTGTATACTGAGCAGAGTCAGCGGCTCTCATACTGTTGTTCACCAGACATATTATTATCCTTTGAATCTAAGAAGAAATACAAAATATGTCGTGACAGTGTATGATATGATACATGAGCTTTATCCTCAATATTTATTAGACGAAGATATTTCAGCACGAAAAAAAGAGTGCTGTGAGAGGGCAGATAAGATCATTGCAATTTCAAATTCTACTAAGGACGATCTGGTAAAACTATTCAAAATCAAACCTGAAAAGATCAGTGTTATTCATCTTGCAAATTCTCTTGCATTAGATGCAACACCTTCAGACGGGTTGAAGCCTCCCTACCCTGGACCTTATCTTTTGTACGTTGGACAGCGCAGTGGATATAAAAATTATGATGGTTTATTGCAGGCCTATGCACAGTCGAAAAAGCTTATTGAAAATTATCATGTGATTTGCTTCGGAGGAGGGGCTTTCAATGACGATGAAATTGAAAAATTCAAAAAACTAAGGGTCAGCGGACGGATGCATCATGTTGGTGGCGATGATACCTGCCTTGCGCACTACTATAAACACGCCTCAGCATTTATTTATCCCTCATTATATGAAGGATTTGGAATTCCTTTGCTGGAAGCAATGGGACAATCATGTCCTGTTATCTGCTCAAACACAGGCTCCATTCCCGAGGTTGTAGGCGACGCAGGTGCTTACTTTGACCCCACCGATATCCCTTCTATTCAGCAGGCCCTGGAGGTCACACTTTTTGATGAGACTACGCTTGCCCGTCTTAAAGAGAAAGGAGCAAAGAGAAAAGCAATGTTCAGCTGGGATACGTGTGCTCGCGAAACACTTTCCTTGTACTATTCGCTGATAGGGTAG